The Daphnia pulex isolate KAP4 chromosome 7, ASM2113471v1 genome includes the window ATTTCGACGGGGGCTAGGTGCTGCAGCAGTGggtgcaacaacagcaggggCTGAACTTTCTTCGACAGGTTTTCGTGCTTTGCGAACCTTCTTTTTGAGCAAAGCGTCCGGGTCGCTTACCACATTCAGCTCGGATGATGGGCGCTTGATTTCCTTTGGCTCTTCCAAGGGCAACGAATCTtcaatgatttgtttttcgacttttttgtcgGGGACAATCTTTTCGTTCTCGCTACCCGAATCAATCTTTTTCGCGACGATGCGAGGTCTACCTCTCTTCTTGGGAACGCACGGGACTTCTTCAACGAAAGCAGGGATTACGGGTACGTGCTTAATAGGAGACAATATCTCCTGTTCAACTGGCTCATCAGGAACGACGAAAGTTTCGGAAATCTCGGGTGGCGGTGAAATTGCTGTTGGTTCGGACGCAAAGTTGACCTTCAACATTGTCGGTGGAGGACATTTAGCCTCTCCTTTCGAGAATGTACTATTTGCCGAGAGAGGGGGAGATGTTTCTGGTGATTTCACGAACCTTTTTTGGTTATTGGCCTTATTCTTTGATTTGGGCTCACGTAGATCTGGACTTCcattcttcatttcaatacGTTGGTTATTAAAATCGGAATCCCGAGCAGATGACGAATCTTGGATAGACGACACATTGCTATCTGCGTCACTTTGATCTGCCTTCGGTCGTCTCATTTTTTGTCTCAAATCGTTAGCCATCTTTACAGATTGCTGGATTTTAGATTTTGCAACCTGTAAAAAAGCAGTTCATTGAATGGTCTagaataatttgaaatcaaattcatttacaCAAGAGGCCTGACGTTTTGGTCTCCCACCAAGGATTTCCTGGAATTCATCTTCTTCGTGtgaaagttttccttttttcgatgGTACAGCATTGTGGTCTCCACTTGCTTGTTCTGAATGCGGAGATAAGTCAGAGCAAGGCAAGGACATAGGAACATTCATCTTACCATCATCTTcgtttaaaaatctttttgtctGTTGTCTAGTCTTTTTCCTTGCAGGAGTCTTGGGCATTTTGAACTCCCTGGAATTCCTTAACTTTTGTTTCGCTTTGTCAGGATAATTTGCCAACCACTCTAAGTTTGCCTGTTGAGTTTACATGAACACACACATTTGTGAATCAGCATTTTAccgaatttgaaaatgatttacttACTTCGTGGTTAGCGAGGGCCTGGTTTAGATTGTCTTCTAATACATCAAGAAGACCTTTAAGAGCAACATCAAAGTTGTACAGTTTCctaaccattttttaaacctgAGAAGAACCTAATCAAACTGAGTGGTAATGGAATCAACTGAAACTGCCACAAACCCAAGAGTGGGTAACAAAATCACCCAGAAATGTCtcccaaaacctttttttcaattcgacATGAATAAAATCTTTATTCTAAAAGAAAGTTCCCTAAAAATTAAAGCTGTAAAAATTCAACGTTCTTTATCAATACTTCGACTTCGACAATTGGCGGGACCTCTTTTCACAAAACAAGAGAACAGAAAACTGAACAGCGCCCTCCAAAACGTTGCGGTTTGAATTTGAGAATTTAACGGAATTGGATTTGCTACAATGCGTGATTGCCGGATCAACCCCGACTGTGTTCGTAATTcgttgaataattttattttaaaagcttTTAACAGCTCAAATAATTACGCCTTTCgtcaaaaaacatttaattacacaataataaataaatttttcttgtatattaaatattaatttctttattaatcGAGTCGAAAGTAACTCTTCCACGCCATCCAACGGCCAAAataaacaagattccttcggtaacatccttcggtaatttttttaaacgttaaagagacagaaaatcaaggttatagtagattaatacatactataacgtttggaaaattctgtttccctttattatcttccataattgattctttataactaattgaaaaataatctgtaatattatgagtggtgcgaattATGAATGGCGGAGgattcgccccgccaccccacgtcgcacttcatgtttagattaagttatagcaatatttattactatagtaacatggaattagaaaaattattagttacatattaactacaaagaaatggatgtgctcttatagcagttagattaaaccaccgctgaaaaaatctttataattaaggcatataacctaagtgttttacgaccggttccgaaatcgataccgatggtagcgtcgctagcgatattaccattgCTTTACTTCGActtttgttacattatttGGTGTACTCACAAACCGGGCCACGCATTCccttatataaaaatgtcgatgttggtctaatggttagcaacTCGGGCTGCCACTCGTATTGTTtagggttcgaatctcgatctcgaaaattaaatttgtaatttttgaaaaattacacttaaaaagctttcggaggtaaatggaagtggaagatcggtggtaactcttcacgaccaccagaagatcttgatgactgtgaagaggacaagggaagaagagagagatgacccagagcttcaaaatgagtataatcaaacatttttaaatgttcctcaacttcttggttgatgactaactgttaaaaaaaggaggaatagaaattttacttgatcaaaaaatttattaaaatcaagacaaaaaacagtaaacaaaaagaggtgataataaaacaaaagatttaaaaaagtaataatgggaaaatacaaagtaaaaagaagaataaagacgaaatcgaaatcgaacataaaaacaaaatcaaataataaatactctccactcccgtagcagaaaacttgtcttgctagggaagatccaaactttttttttgtttttgtttacactgctgagcatgcactgacagttggaaggttacgcaaaaaaagcgaattcactgcctaggattcggcaaccagctaggtaacaagtacgcaaattaaatttttaaaacagcaatgaaaacaaatgaaaaccccgttacgccatgtatcaaattttgacagaattatgtacaaaatttggtgacgattggtcattcagggaagaaacgtataaaggaacactaaatggacattaaaccctctgaatttcactactagctactactaccctaccccctataccccacaccctatattgttaaggaccttcgtatataaatatacctcagggatattACATATCAgtgccatctagcgataaCAACCTTATTGATATACTCGATTCTcgagttgtttttgtttttttttaccgccgtttgattcaacacacaaattCTGGGGATTTCAAATGATCGCATGAACGCATTTGGGGCATGGGACTCGGTCCGaaacgttttttgttttctcctttacCGTTGTTTAATCTTTTGGCAAAGCCGAGTCGGATTTCCCGCGTGCATACGCCCTGATGGAGCCAATTCCGGCCGAGGATCGGCTGCCAAGCATGCGGTCAAAAAGTGACGGCGTAGAGTGCGTCGATGAGGAAGACATTGGCGGTTTTGACCGTCTCCGAACAGAGTGAACTTCTCGTCCGAGTTCGTTGAAAGCATCCGCAATGCTGGATACCTGTTCGGCAGCGGCAACTTCGGCAAAGTAGCATTCCATTTCCTTCGCCAATTGTTCGCCtacattcaaaatcaaatgaaacaagtGATAACTTTGATATATAAACTGATGCAATCAACTCGTAGTAACAAGGTTATAACGGCATGTTGTGTGAGTCTCATCCAACAAtcccgggggggggggggggaatttggGATGTCGGTGCCAACTATTCGATGACTCAGCGATCCTTAATTCATCTATGACAGTTTCCAAGCGCGTCTGATGCAACCTCAAAGctgatttggtttttctctcgAGCTAAAGATTCCGCAGCCTTTCAACAGtcacaaatgaaaaactggGATTATCATTGACAATGACCAGCGCATCACGTCACTCTATACAAAATAGATCATCGCTCAAAAACAGAGCTCTCAAAGTTATAACAAGAAGTTTGAATGAGTTTTGGCTGCCGGGCCAATTTTGACACTTGTCGGGGGTCGTGAAAAAGGGACGGCCGGGACTTGTGCGTGTCACGCCTGTCATTAGAATAGTGAAGGCGGATCGTGTCTCTTGTCGCAATCAAACGGagcgaaaggaaaaaaaaacggatctGTCAGAGTGTTAAATATAGGTGCCATAACACCGTGATGTTTCACGATGACGTCACGCTGGAAACACACAGCATCAGACAACAAGGCGTAGGCTTTCAGTTCTATAATAAAACGTTATACTGTACGTTAGCGTTATATTCTGCCATTGGCCCAACGACCCGTTCAAGGACAGGACACGGAACAGATGGCAAAACAAACCCGAAATTAGCTTCCTGGGCAAGGTCAACTTTTGTTCCGGACGAATAATTATTGGGGTCGCGTGAGTAGGAACCAATGCGCAGTTTTTTCATCTGGGGGATgagttaaatttaatttggttgttttaaattaccttcATGTGTGGGCACCTGTCTGAGGTGAACCATGTCGGCCTTGTTGGCCACTAAGACACAGGGaatggtgctgctgctggcgcccgtctgctgctgttgatccGCTTTGCTAACGCTGCTGGATCCGATGTTGCGGATCTCGAGGACGTGCCGCCTGAACCGCTGGATGTAGTCGAAACTCGCCTTGTCCAGTATCGAGTAAACCAGGAGGAAACCATCGGCCCATTGAATCGAATCCACCGCCAACAAATCCTTGTCCGactttcaatcaaaattagatttcatATAAAACGTGCAATTCCTATAAAAGTTGATGAGGAAACTTTTGGCTCGATGCCTGATAGACATATGATATTAGCCTTGCATTTATATTGATTGGTATATATTATAACGAACTGAATTCATGAAAGATGCAAGTTAACCTTCGACGACAGATATGTTAGCACATCAAAGGGGACTGAATGGAAATGTGTTCAATTGTAATTGGCTTACCTTGGGACACGTATCGAGGATTTCGAAAATAACTGGTTCGCCATTGATCATGGCCTCGTGCTTGTATCGATTCTCTGCACGTTTGAATATGTCGTCAGGGAttggagaaagagaaaaaatacaaacgacATTCATTAGAAATGGaggtaaaaaaaggaagaaagaagaagcttttCATGTATATAAGAAGATAGCTGGGCGGCTTCTGTGTGTAGATATATAAATCTTGTCACGTACCGCCGCCACAAAACTCTCGGCCGATTTACACCTACTGCTCTTTAATCTTCTAAACAAAGCCCGACCCTCTCTAGAAACTTTTTCGGGTTCGTATACGGTGTTTACAGTCGACACAATCAAGTGACGATTTATCTCGTATACACAAAAGCAGTCGAGTCTATTTAGAGTCTGCGAGATTATACGTATATACTAGAAGATTTCCCGTTTCAAGTTTGAGACTCACACATAAGCAGCTTGTTGCGCAATTGAAAATGGCCCCCCTCTCAAACTTTATACACGAATTTGATCGTTCAAATGAGGTTAATAGAGAAGGAACTATATTTACCCGACTGATGGTCGTACTCTCCGATGTAACGCTTGGTTAAATACCTCACGGTCAGCGctataaaaagcaaaataatatACCGTTAAAAGTATACTACGTGGAAAAatggaattgtttttcaaaaaataaaaatgggtttatgaaatattaaaagaaatataggcTAATAATGTTTTCTTGGGGGCAGCAGCCAGAGAGTCGTAGGTTAACTGTTTGGACTACTGGCTTCTCCATCAATATCCTACAGAGAAGGTCTGAAtgttagaaaaacaaaaaaaagacgctCTAGCGATTTTCGTGTACGGACGGAGCGCGGGATTAGGTTGAGAAAAATGATGGGGAGCTCCCGCGCTCTCGCTCTCTCGAGGtgcacaaacaacaacaaatccaaCGACTGACATCATCAAGAATAGAtatcctttttcgtttttttcgcCATCTCTCTAACGGTCTCGTGTGCATATTTCTGTCAAGTCAAATCTAACGAGTTTCCAACTGTTGGTCCGTTATACAGCTGTATAGCGCTCGATTGTACGAAGACTATGAAAAATCCGCGCTTCTATTCGCTGTTGTAAATCAAAAAACGACGCGTCTTGTTTTTATGCACAACGTCTACTCGTTTATCACCGGGAATGGAGGTACAGTCGCGAGCAAACGGCGCCCAGTCATTAAAGGTGAAACCCTCAAtggcacacagcagcagcagcaggagctcGTAGAGTCTACTACTAGGTCATTATAATAGCAGAGAGCTCAgacttttgttattattgagCTATCAATATCAAGTATAGATGTATAGATCTCTGCGGATgaagccagccagcagcagcacagccaaAAAGACTGCTGGGCGAGAACAACGAACTCTATTGTACGTGCTATTGTGAATTCCTAGCCGATCCTGTGCATCTAGCACTTAATGACCTGGagagctctctctctacgcTTTGTTGTGTGCCAAGAATGTCTGTGTTTTGGTATGTGGGAATAAGCAGCAGAGACTAGAGAGTCAGTCTAGAGTTGACGGGATGGATGGAAAAGCAATCAACGATCAACACTGATTTCATACCGAATAGAACCTCATCGCTTTCAAACTTTTTCAGACGAAAAGGTAATTACACGAGTGTGTCTTATCGACCTCCCCACCAGCGTCTGATGACTCACTTGACACCCATCAAATGAACAATTGGAGATAAAAATGGGTCTGACCTGATTTGCCGACACTGGGACCGCCGACGACCAGCACCTTGATTTCGCTCAGCAAGGATTTCTTGCGCCGTATGCCTTTGATTGGCGACGAATTCATTTTGGTTAATTATCtccccccaaacaaaaaaatcctgaATCACTTTGGTTTGGGAaaggaaaattcaaacaaacgTGGAGCCTGCCAGACAGGCGAGGATCGACTGACGACTGGGCGCGCTCCTGCCGTAAAAAAACACGCACACGGTTGCGGGAGGAGGGAACAAGacaggagaaggaggagggggggtaACAAGAATTCTAAAAACGGGCCGCCGTGAACTGAacccgaaaagaaataagaacgAAAATAGTTGGTTGAGGAAGGAAATAAgtaaggaggggggaaaacattttttctctgaaaGGATTTTTTGGGTGAAGAACGTTGATGAGCGTGGAAAAGTCGTCGGTATCACCGCTGGATGGCGGCTGATCCATTGTTTATACACGCCGAATAGAAGCTCAGCCGCAGCCAGGATCACGTCTTCGGCGAGGTTGAGAGTGCATAGACGATATATTGTAGTGGCTTAATGGACTCACGACAGATGGGCGCGTTTATTGATGCGGTTTTCCGACGTTATtcacacagacagacacaaaaagaaaagaaaacgacagaCATATTACACGTTACACATCTTATCACATGTTGTACTCCCACATTCGTAGCAAATTGATCAGGATATCGTCGAGCCAAGTACGTAATGACATCTCCGGGATCGCTTTGGTTATTGCCGCCATATTCATACCTGCGTGAAAAATGTaaccgaaaaaaagttgaattgcCAAcctttctaaatattttaaaaaaaaacctatcaaaatgaaatcggAAAAACGAGTGGAGGGCTGTAAAAAGGGTGAAAGTTATATCTCTCAtcgatttgattattattattggccgAGCGAAATCCGGTTTCCGTCACCAGTCGACTGGCATGGCTCGGATAAGTGTACATTTCCCAGATTTTTCCTTGGCAAACACACGACTGTGCCAAGGACAAGATATATACACgggggagaaagagagtgagaagtaagagagagagagctgtcGATGACCCAGAAATGTCGTGAAAAATGCCCTGCCGTGTTATTTGCATTTTCACGACACCTCGTTGGTGACCGACAAGTGTCGTCAGTCAATATCCATCGACGGACGCTTGTCACTCATCTCTGGCaaatgttgaataaaataataataaatgatgaaACTTACTTAAAACGGCTCTGGGTTGCATTTGACGGTAGAACAGGTTAAATAGGACTGGTGCGCCCAAAAGGCGAATGCTCGAAGGAATCGTTTCGGGCAACGTACTCACAGCCAATCTCGATTCCAGCCAATTGATCAACGTCCGGTTGCCACTAATCAactaaaccaaaaacaacaacaaaacaatttttattttaaaaatgtctggGTATTATGTAAATTTGCAagagtttaatttatttacttgGAGTTTGCCAACGTGGACGGGCGTCGAGTGTTTCAACAGCAAATTGTTCCAGTCGAGTTTGGTGGCGTTGACGGGATTGAATTGCTCGACATGAGCCCTCAGTTGCAGCATCTTCTCGGATAAAAGCGGCAACGATGAAGCGTCGTAGACGATCACCTGGAATAGGGCATCGCCCACCGAGTAGTCGGTGATGACGTGAGTGCCgaattgaacgaaaaattCAACAGCCGAACGCCAAGGTTTGGTAACAGCGTCCAATTTGCCGCCAGCATCGGGTGACGGCAACTTGGCCAGTAGGTCCGGTTCCAGCAACATTGAACCGTTGATCGATCCGACAATCGAGCGCTTTTCAATGCGCACCTATCCAAAATGAACCGCAAAATAATCGTCAAAATGATttctatttataaatttttaattgttttaaaaaaataataccaggAGGAAGATGTAGTCATCGCTTAGGTAAGTAGCTGGAACGCCGTAAATTCGTGGAAGGACGTGCTTCTTCCAGGCTGCGGTTGAGTTAAATgacgtcattaaaaaaatttaaatgtagaCAATAACTTAATGGGAAACGGTACTACTTACCGGCTGCGAATGCCCACCAGGGTTTGGACAATCCGTCAACGGTGAATCCGGACAAGAATCGAATCATCAGAGCTTCGGTATCTCGACACAAGTGGAGTCGAACGGAGCGATCCATCACCTCCATCAGCTGTTGGTGCCCTCTTGAAACGATGGCGCAAAATGGCAGAGTTGAATGAATTACATTCGCTCTCACGAGAATAACACTTAACGTGTCTTCATTGGCCCGGTCGGTTATACATAAAAACGGACTGCGGAATTtcaatgtaaaacaaaaatttgaccTGGCGATATTCATGTGAGGACGTCTGATGTCTGGCGTGTAGAGTTTCTGATCCAAAACCGGATGAGTCGTCATCTGGAACAAGGGGAGCGTGAACGGCGATGGAGTCGGCGATCCATTGCCAATTGCCCGGCTGTTTGGGGTTGACACCAGGATCAGAGGTGCCACGTTCACGTTGAACGCTAATAAACCGTAACTCTGGAACAGATTGAAAGCTTCGCCTACTGGGAGTACGGCGTCGGTTTCCTGGACGCTCAGCATCGAATGATTGCCCGTCGATAGGATTTGCTGCAGAGTGCGGAGGACAATTGACTTGCGTTGGGAATCTGCTGTCGTCTGCTGGGCAAAGCATTGGGTCACAGTCAGGAATGCTACACAACAGCCAATCACGTTCACTAAAGTGGTTAAATAATGATGTGATGATGTCATTTTGGAGGAACTATT containing:
- the LOC124198707 gene encoding ras-related and estrogen-regulated growth inhibitor-like: MNSSPIKGIRRKKSLLSEIKVLVVGGPSVGKSALTVRYLTKRYIGEYDHQSENRYKHEAMINGEPVIFEILDTCPKSDKDLLAVDSIQWADGFLLVYSILDKASFDYIQRFRRHVLEIRNIGSSSVSKADQQQQTGASSSTIPCVLVANKADMVHLRQVPTHEGEQLAKEMECYFAEVAAAEQVSSIADAFNELGREVHSVRRRSKPPMSSSSTHSTPSLFDRMLGSRSSAGIGSIRAYARGKSDSALPKD
- the LOC124198704 gene encoding torso-like protein; the encoded protein is MSSHQLISSRACRRIGHVNSSSKMTSSHHYLTTLVNVIGCCVAFLTVTQCFAQQTTADSQRKSIVLRTLQQILSTGNHSMLSVQETDAVLPVGEAFNLFQSYGLLAFNVNVAPLILVSTPNSRAIGNGSPTPSPFTLPLFQMTTHPVLDQKLYTPDIRRPHMNIARGHQQLMEVMDRSVRLHLCRDTEALMIRFLSGFTVDGLSKPWWAFAAAWKKHVLPRIYGVPATYLSDDYIFLLVRIEKRSIVGSINGSMLLEPDLLAKLPSPDAGGKLDAVTKPWRSAVEFFVQFGTHVITDYSVGDALFQVIVYDASSLPLLSEKMLQLRAHVEQFNPVNATKLDWNNLLLKHSTPVHVGKLQLISGNRTLINWLESRLAVSTLPETIPSSIRLLGAPVLFNLFYRQMQPRAVLSMNMAAITKAIPEMSLRTWLDDILINLLRMWEYNM